Proteins co-encoded in one Papaver somniferum cultivar HN1 chromosome 5, ASM357369v1, whole genome shotgun sequence genomic window:
- the LOC113280110 gene encoding uncharacterized protein LOC113280110: MEDGAKEIEEPSHDMNEATQNLVLIGDLNITLDTFERNTNTNPTSDEVLDHIKEADLHDFGFSGNPYTWTSNSHGTGSDHAPILLSLYTSYNSSGSAAFVMNDKLSNTRHILSKWSKNMFGLIPNNITVPQEELSKLQATDLQGSNTEEVLQIEKQIDALNEIQASSNRQKSKDHFYNDMDKNSKFVHIRDNQRRVRNKIDSLQAPDGSWCQDRSSIEDLLVAHFKKMSTTSNPGDSENFLQHIPSCISEQDNDALVSIPSNQEIFEALKLMDPWTSP; this comes from the exons ATGGAGGATGGAGCTAAGGAAATAGAGGAGCCTTCTCATGATATGAACGAGGCCACTCAAAACTTG GTCCTTATAGGGGACCTTAATATCACTTTAGATACttttgaaagaaacacaaatactaATCCTACTTCAGATGAAGTTCTAGATCATATTAAAGAAGCTGACCTCCATGATTTTGGTTTCAGTGGCAATCCCTATACCTGGACTAGTAATAGTCATGGAACTG GTTCAGATCATGCCCCCATACTCTTATCCTTGTACACTAGCTACAATTCTTCAG GTTCTGCAGCTTTTGTCATGAATGACAAGTTGTCTAACACTAGACACATCTTATCTAAATGGAGTAAAAATATGTTTGGTCTGATCCCGAATAATATTACTGTCCCGCAAGAAGAACTGTCTAAACTGCAAGCTACAGATCTCCAAGGTAGTAATACTGAGGAGGTACTTCAAATTGAAAAACAGATTGATGCCTTGAATGAAATACAAGCTTCTTCAAACAGACAGAAGTCTAAGGACCATTTCTACAATGACATGGACAAGAACTCCAAATTCGTTCACATCAGAGATAATCAGAGAAGAGTTAGGAACAAAATAGATTCCTTGCAAGCCCCAGATGGATCATGGTGTCAAGATAGAAGCTCCATTGAAGATTTACTTGTTGCTCACTTCAAAAAAATGAGTACTACTTCAAATCCTGGAGATAGTGAAAATTTTCTTCAACACATTCCTTCATGTATCTCAGAGCAAGACAATGATGCTTTAGTTTCAATTCCTTCAAATCAAGAGATCTTCGAAGCTTTAAAGTTAATGGATCCATGGACCTCTCCATGA